A portion of the Microlunatus phosphovorus NM-1 genome contains these proteins:
- a CDS encoding 6-phospho-beta-glucosidase — translation MKLCILGGGGFRTPYVYQALLRDSGSPRITEVTLYDVDEQRLQVMLMILSQLAEPFADAPKLKPTRNLAEAITGSDFIFAALRVGGLEGRRCDEHVALDLNLLGQETTGPGGLAYALRTVPVMVQIARLIAELAPRAYVMNFTNPAGIITEAMQTVLGDRVLGICDTPSGLGRRVAELLGLDATRVQLDYVGLNHLGWLRRLLYQGRDVLPDLLADDTLLSELEEGQVFGLDWVRSLGALPNEYLYYYYFHRDAVRGILAAGTTRGDFLARTQQEFYAQAAVAGADAAELWRRTVARRSASYMAEARGGTQDHPVAERDIETDPSQQGYAGVALAVMAAISRNERATMILNVRNGATLTGLPPDAVVEVPAVVDANGVHPLSTPQPDLHQLGLMAQVKDVERHIISAALSGSKAEAVHAFALHPLVDSVRVADQLVAGYVEAIPEVAAVLTR, via the coding sequence GTGAAGCTCTGCATCCTCGGCGGAGGCGGATTCCGTACGCCGTACGTCTACCAGGCTTTGCTGCGCGACTCCGGCAGTCCGCGCATCACCGAGGTCACACTCTACGACGTCGACGAGCAGCGGCTGCAGGTCATGTTGATGATCTTGAGCCAGCTGGCCGAGCCGTTCGCCGATGCCCCGAAGCTCAAGCCCACCAGGAATCTGGCGGAGGCGATCACTGGCAGCGACTTCATCTTCGCTGCGTTACGGGTCGGCGGGCTGGAGGGTCGGCGCTGCGACGAGCACGTGGCCTTGGACCTGAACCTGCTCGGTCAGGAGACAACCGGTCCGGGAGGGCTCGCGTACGCATTGCGTACCGTGCCGGTGATGGTGCAGATCGCTCGGCTGATCGCCGAGCTCGCACCGCGGGCGTACGTCATGAACTTCACGAACCCGGCAGGGATCATCACCGAGGCGATGCAGACCGTGCTCGGGGATCGGGTGCTGGGCATCTGCGATACGCCGTCGGGTCTGGGCCGACGGGTCGCCGAGCTGCTGGGCTTGGACGCCACCCGAGTCCAACTGGACTATGTGGGGCTCAACCATCTCGGCTGGCTCCGCCGGTTGCTCTACCAGGGCCGCGACGTGCTGCCCGACCTGTTGGCCGACGACACACTGCTGAGCGAGCTGGAGGAGGGCCAGGTCTTCGGGCTCGACTGGGTCCGGTCGCTCGGCGCGCTGCCGAACGAATACCTCTATTACTACTACTTCCACCGTGATGCGGTCCGCGGGATCCTGGCGGCCGGTACGACGCGTGGGGACTTCCTGGCCCGTACCCAGCAGGAGTTCTACGCCCAAGCCGCGGTGGCGGGTGCTGACGCTGCGGAGCTGTGGCGGCGGACCGTTGCCCGGCGCAGCGCTTCCTACATGGCCGAGGCGCGGGGCGGCACCCAGGACCACCCGGTGGCTGAACGGGACATCGAGACCGACCCGTCGCAGCAGGGGTACGCAGGGGTTGCCCTCGCGGTGATGGCGGCGATCAGCCGCAACGAGCGCGCCACCATGATCCTCAACGTACGCAACGGCGCTACCTTGACCGGGCTGCCGCCGGACGCGGTGGTCGAGGTGCCGGCCGTCGTTGATGCCAACGGGGTGCACCCACTGAGCACCCCTCAGCCCGACCTGCACCAGCTCGGGCTGATGGCACAGGTCAAGGACGTGGAGCGGCACATCATCTCCGCGGCGCTCAGCGGATCGAAGGCCGAGGCCGTGCACGCGTTCGCGCTGCATCCGCTGGTCGACAGCGTCCGGGTGGCCGACCAACTCGTCGCCGGCTATGTCGAGGCGATCCCGGAGGTCGCCGCGGTGCTGACCCGCTGA
- a CDS encoding DUF5107 domain-containing protein, producing the protein MSTVELSTLRLPTAQVGIDPLPPLRATTDLHQEAALQNLPDAGVDEEMAAGLAYGKVSSVLPYLPQSEYGRELAEVEHPVAVLDNGRLRATFLLGWGGRLWSLVDVKTGRELLYANAALQPGNLALRDAWFAGGVEWNLGTTGHHPLTCEPLHAATISLPDGTPGLRLWEYERMRELVLQLDAWLPADPDRLAVMITVSNVNAHDVPVYWWSNIAVPQRDGFRVLTPATSAYRFDYSRTLRHIPMPSVSGVDHSYPTNIPHAVDYFFDLEPRGRPWIAAVDEHGYGLLQTSSARLRGRKLFVWGTGDGGHRWQHWLSPRGGEYLEIQAGLARTQLEHLPLPAGERWSWLETYGPVTISDAQAGWAEATSAGSAQVLAEDGWFATQYALGLAGADRPIEHRLHRGSGWGALEVRRRRSAGEPSPSLPGTPFLDEDLGPDQEPWLAILDGEQPAWDGSAPTSCQTAPGWRALLERRAGAYAAYQRGVARWLAGDRLGAVDAWDESLRSQPSAVAWRNIAVAYADDDHQRALSAYREARTLAPTWSALVIEQLQLLIAIGHHHAVLAEVDLLPEQLRREPRIALCEAQSAVAVGDSERAGAILEPGLEIPQLREGAESLGRLWIDYQALIVGREAAETAELPPAYDFRMRP; encoded by the coding sequence ATGTCCACCGTCGAGTTGAGCACGTTGAGACTGCCCACCGCCCAGGTCGGGATCGACCCGCTGCCGCCGCTGCGGGCCACCACCGATCTGCATCAGGAGGCCGCGCTGCAGAACCTTCCCGACGCTGGGGTGGACGAGGAGATGGCGGCCGGCCTGGCGTACGGGAAGGTCAGCTCGGTGTTGCCCTATCTGCCGCAGTCCGAGTACGGCCGCGAGTTGGCCGAGGTCGAGCATCCCGTCGCAGTGCTGGACAACGGGCGGCTTCGGGCAACGTTCCTGCTCGGCTGGGGCGGCCGGTTGTGGTCTCTGGTCGATGTGAAGACCGGCCGTGAGCTGCTGTATGCCAATGCCGCCCTGCAACCGGGCAACCTCGCGCTCCGCGACGCCTGGTTCGCCGGCGGTGTGGAATGGAACCTCGGCACCACCGGTCATCATCCGCTCACCTGCGAGCCGTTGCACGCGGCCACGATCAGCCTGCCGGACGGCACGCCTGGACTGCGCCTGTGGGAATACGAGCGAATGCGTGAGCTGGTTCTACAGCTCGATGCCTGGCTGCCGGCCGACCCCGACCGGCTCGCGGTCATGATCACCGTGAGCAATGTGAACGCCCACGACGTACCCGTCTACTGGTGGTCCAACATCGCCGTGCCGCAGCGCGACGGCTTTCGGGTGCTGACTCCGGCCACCTCGGCGTACCGGTTCGACTACAGCCGGACGCTGCGCCACATCCCGATGCCGAGCGTCTCCGGTGTCGATCACAGCTATCCCACGAACATCCCGCATGCCGTCGACTACTTCTTCGACCTCGAGCCGCGTGGGCGACCGTGGATCGCGGCCGTCGACGAGCACGGGTACGGGCTGCTGCAGACCTCCTCGGCCCGGTTGCGGGGACGCAAGCTCTTCGTCTGGGGCACCGGTGATGGCGGCCATCGCTGGCAGCACTGGCTGTCGCCGCGAGGCGGAGAGTATCTGGAGATCCAGGCCGGGCTCGCCCGCACCCAGCTGGAGCACCTGCCGCTGCCCGCCGGAGAGCGGTGGTCCTGGCTGGAGACGTACGGGCCGGTCACGATCTCCGATGCTCAGGCCGGGTGGGCCGAGGCGACCTCCGCCGGCTCAGCTCAGGTCCTGGCCGAGGACGGGTGGTTCGCGACGCAGTACGCGCTCGGGCTGGCCGGCGCCGATCGCCCCATCGAGCATCGGCTGCACCGAGGATCAGGCTGGGGGGCCCTGGAAGTACGTCGGCGCCGATCGGCCGGGGAACCGTCGCCGTCCCTGCCGGGAACCCCTTTCCTGGACGAAGATCTGGGTCCTGATCAAGAGCCGTGGCTGGCGATCCTCGACGGTGAGCAGCCCGCGTGGGATGGGTCGGCCCCGACGAGTTGCCAGACGGCACCGGGCTGGCGAGCGTTGCTGGAGCGCCGCGCCGGTGCGTACGCCGCCTATCAGCGGGGCGTAGCGCGGTGGCTGGCCGGTGATCGGCTGGGCGCGGTGGATGCCTGGGACGAGTCGTTGCGGTCTCAGCCGTCGGCGGTGGCCTGGCGCAATATTGCGGTCGCCTACGCCGACGACGATCATCAGCGGGCGCTGTCAGCCTACCGGGAGGCACGGACGCTGGCGCCAACCTGGTCGGCGCTGGTCATCGAGCAGCTACAGCTGCTGATCGCGATCGGGCACCATCACGCCGTGCTGGCCGAGGTCGACCTGCTTCCCGAACAGCTACGACGAGAGCCTCGAATCGCCTTGTGCGAAGCCCAATCGGCGGTCGCGGTAGGCGACTCCGAGCGCGCCGGAGCCATCCTCGAGCCGGGTCTGGAGATCCCACAACTACGCGAAGGGGCGGAGTCGCTCGGCCGACTCTGGATCGACTATCAAGCGCTGATCGTCGGTCGAGAAGCTGCCGAGACGGCCGAACTGCCGCCCGCGTACGACTTCCGGATGCGCCCCTGA